The Dioscorea cayenensis subsp. rotundata cultivar TDr96_F1 chromosome 8, TDr96_F1_v2_PseudoChromosome.rev07_lg8_w22 25.fasta, whole genome shotgun sequence genome segment AGAAGGCTCTCAGATAGAAGCCATTGAGTTTCTGCATCATTTGGCCGTTCAGGATGGTGCCATGAAGGATAATGTGATTAAGGGAGGTGTAGTTGAGTCACTACTCAAGATTCTCAATCCCAATTCTCTTCAATCTTCCAAAGCTAGAGAGGTTGCACTTAGAGCAATCCAAGGATTATGCTTCTCGTCAGTGAATTCCATCACTGGCTTAATTCATTGTGGATTCCTTGATCGAGTTCTCTTCTTTCTAAAGGATGGTGAGATTTCTGTACAAGAATCAGCACCGAAGGCCACCTTTCATCTATGTGGGACTTCCCAAGTTGTTGTTAAGAAGGCCATGGGTGATGCTGGCTTCATGGAAGAACTTGTGAAGTGGCTTGAGACCAAATCACCTGAAGCCCAAGAAATGGCTGCAGAGATACTCTGTAGCTTGCTTTCCATACAAAGGAATCAGAGAAAATTCATTAGAGAAGATCACAACATCAGAAAGGTAATCAAATTACTTCATCAGGTGGAGGAGAAACCTGCGGTTCTAAAGAAGCATTTgctatccatttt includes the following:
- the LOC120267107 gene encoding uncharacterized protein LOC120267107; protein product: MTEHADNCWSVSAHGGVTVMLKILAEVGASVQLISSACGVLRNLSKVHEIKRFMMEHGLVSLLINFLRSKEEGSQIEAIEFLHHLAVQDGAMKDNVIKGGVVESLLKILNPNSLQSSKAREVALRAIQGLCFSSVNSITGLIHCGFLDRVLFFLKDGEISVQESAPKATFHLCGTSQVVVKKAMGDAGFMEELVKWLETKSPEAQEMAAEILCSLLSIQRNQRKFIREDHNIRKL